Proteins co-encoded in one Bemisia tabaci chromosome 9, PGI_BMITA_v3 genomic window:
- the LOC109040377 gene encoding DDB1- and CUL4-associated factor 5 gives MEQRVTGNSTQYIWGRSYFSPNYDFRKIFYDKLLSAKTFYQRDLIAHFGCVNAIEFSKDGSQLVSGGDDRRVLLWDVQSALRGENSPVAMKTSHVSNIFCLAIDSRKETIFSGGNDDQVIVHNIKTGEPVQYFLHHQSIYGISMDPFNDNLIAIACDDGKVVLHDIRESSSTEHFVLASSSSAFHSVYFNPSESRLLATANATEGAALWDIRKPKQMLLRFGKQTGVQSCMSVRWDQMGSRLLALRRRLPPVLYSVASTKPIAQFDHAGYYNSCTMKSCSFGGDRDQFVLSGSDDFNLYIWKTPKTCAKGNWIKSAHMVLKGHRSIVNQVRYDPNTNIIASSGVEKLIKFWSCSPYPPRDDDDDEELALRHSPRKVFTHEEYLRYVLMNGEFIISHDYTNKSTNEDPRMMAFFDSLVQREIEGWSSDNSNSSFVDDDSSDESSSSESELDENSGSSPSRTSILESIRTVKPPIGMVTPERKTQSNVSECSDDESDKDHNPIVELIAKKRSQLVKMAKNGQNEFHSVRKRLKLNKNDSIYSEDDSCRFNIKIRYGESSNASTSESDRCPVSSNSNSYYATGTKRRKNRVGCYKTKNFRKYVLRSRCETESDSEGCVN, from the exons ATGGAGCAGAGGGTCACGGGGAACTCTACCCAGTACATCTGGGGAAGATCGTACTTCAGCCCCAATTATGACTTCAGGAAGATCTTCTATGACAAACTGCTCAGTGCGAAGACTTTCTACCAGCGTGATCTCATCGCCCATTTTGGCTGTGTCAATGCAATCGAATTCTCGAAGGACGGCTCCCAGTTAGTGTCTG GGGGTGATGATCGCAGAGTCCTCTTATGGGATGTACAGTCCGCTTTGAGGGGCGAAAACAGTCCTGTTGCAATGAAAACATCACATGTCAGCAACATTTTCTGCTTGGCAATCGATAGTAGAAAGGAGACGATTTTCTCTGGTGGCAATGATGATCAAGTTATAGTTCACAATATCAAAAC GGGAGAACCAGTACAATATTTCCTGCATCATCAATCCATTTATGGTATCTCAATGGACCCTTTCAATGACAACCTAATCGCCATTGCATGTGATGATGGGAAAGTAGTGCTCCATGATATCCGAGAGAGCTCTTCAACAG AACATTTTGTCTTGGCTAGCTCCTCTTCAGCTTTCCATAGTGTCTACTTCAACCCATCAGAATCACGACTGCTGGCCACCGCAAATGCGACTGAAGGGGCCGCTCTTTGGGATATCAGGAAACCGAAACA AATGCTACTTCGTTTCGGCAAGCAAACAGGAGTTCAAAGTTGTATGAGTGTGCGTTGGGACCAGATGGGATCTCGGCTTTTAGCACTTCGCCGCAGGCTGCCCCCTGTACTGTATTCGGTTGCATCCACGAAACCCATTGCTCAATTCGACCATGCAGGTTACTACAATTCATGCACGATGAAAAGTTGTTCTTTCGGAGGTGACCGCGACCAATTCGTTCTCTCAGGCTCGGATGATTTCAACTTATATATTTGGAAAACACCGAAAACTTGTGCGAAAG GTAACTGGATCAAATCTGCACACATGGTGTTAAAAGGCCATCGATCAATTGTCAATCAAGTCCGTTATGATCCTAATACCAAcatcattgcttcatctggtGTCGAGAAATTAATCAAA TTCTGGAGCTGCTCACCGTATCCCCCAAGAGACGACGACGATGATGAGGAGCTTGCTTTGAGACATAGTCCACGTAAAGTCTTCACTCACGAAGAATATCTCCGTTATGTCCTGATGAATGGCGAG TTCATCATTTCACACGATTACACAAACAAGTCCACCAATGAAGACCCTCGCATGATGGCGTTCTTCGATTCCCTAGTCCAACGTGAAATCGAAGGCTGGAGTTCAGACAACAGTAATTCATCCTTCGTCGATGACGACAGCAGCGATGAAAGCAGCTCCTCAGAATCCGAACTTGATG AAAACTCCGGGAGCTCTCCAAGCAGGACATCTATCCTTGAAAGCATCAGGACTGTCA AACCCCCTATTGGTATGGTTACCCCTGAGAGGAAGACCCAATCGAACG tttcagaatgctccgatgACGAATCCGATAAAGACCACAACCCAATAGTAGAGCTCATCGCCAAAAAACGCTCCCAGTTAGTCAAAATGGCGAAAAATGGGCAAAATGAGTTCCACAGTGTTCGAAAACGACTGAAACTCAACAAAAATGACTCAATTTACAGTGAAGATGACTCGTGCCGCTTCAACATCAAAATCAG GTATGGAGAGAGCTCAAACGCAAGTACGAGCGAAAGCGATCGTTGCCCAGTCAGCAGTAATAGCAATAGTTACTACGCAACAGGGACGAAACGTAGGAAAAACCGTGTGGGCTGCTACAAGACAAAAAATTTTAGGAAGTATGTCCTCCGTTCACGCTGTGAAACTGAGTCTGACTCCGAAGGCTGTGTCAACTAA